From one Luteipulveratus mongoliensis genomic stretch:
- a CDS encoding MarR family winged helix-turn-helix transcriptional regulator translates to MGIADDAVEVRATGWRTLAALHAVIETSLERELMRRHALSVVEFTVLDALSRQDGWHMRMAQLARAAALSPSATTRLVNRLEDRGLLTRVLCADDRRGIYTELTAKGRKEYDRTRPTYDKALEQALGEAEELPELAPLVDFLHGVPAPTR, encoded by the coding sequence ATGGGTATTGCTGATGACGCTGTCGAGGTGCGAGCGACTGGTTGGCGCACGCTGGCAGCCCTGCACGCAGTCATCGAGACATCGCTGGAGCGCGAGCTGATGCGCCGGCACGCGCTGTCCGTCGTCGAGTTCACGGTCTTGGACGCGCTGTCACGTCAGGACGGCTGGCACATGCGGATGGCCCAGCTGGCCCGCGCGGCGGCCCTCTCCCCCAGCGCCACCACGCGCCTGGTCAACCGCCTCGAGGACCGCGGGCTGCTGACCCGCGTCCTGTGCGCCGATGACCGGCGCGGCATCTATACCGAGCTGACGGCCAAGGGACGCAAGGAGTACGACCGGACACGGCCGACGTACGACAAGGCACTCGAGCAGGCGCTCGGCGAGGCCGAAGAGCTCCCCGAGCTCGCCCCGCTCGTCGACTTCCTGCACGGAGTCCCCGCTCCCACCCGCTGA